From the genome of Triticum aestivum cultivar Chinese Spring chromosome 3B, IWGSC CS RefSeq v2.1, whole genome shotgun sequence, one region includes:
- the LOC123068070 gene encoding uncharacterized protein yields MQEEFDALQRNRTWTLVPRPPRANVITGKSVFRHKTCSDGTLERYKARWVVCGFRRRAGVDFTETFALVVKPGTIRTVLQLAVSRSWPVHQMDVSNAFLHGHLEEQVYCEQPTGFIDASLPGHVCLLSRSLYGLKQAPRAWYQRIAGFLQTLGFSVTRSDASLFVYRHGDTTAYLLLYVDDIILTASSAAILHQITLRLREEFAIKDLGALHYFLVIEVVRRPDGFFLHQQNVSLPTHHHNCTSLPNREYLNLARNFVTSSRETENISTLLALCAFIAVADAQAKAPVDPALPKNSHMIHPGRFGKRDHVISCDDTKDGKNPCVATCDKRCPNECIVMCPGCKTYCLCDFYPGMSCGDPRFTGADGNNFYFHGKKDQDFCVLSDADLHINAHFIGKRNPTMSRDFTWIQALGIRFADHQLYMGAQKTIEWNNDIDRLEMAFDGASIEIPANLGAKWESDIIPGLTVTRTAVTNGVRVQLQGVFDIMAKVLPITEEDSRIHNYGVTKDDSLAHLDIGFKFNNLTDDVHGVLGQTYRSDYVNKLSMTANMPVMGGATRYVSSGIFATDCEVARFGHHVGISMVTAQAN; encoded by the exons atgcaggaagagttcgatgcTCTTCAACGGAACCGCACATGGACACTGGttccccggcctcctcgcgccaaCGTCATCACCGGCAAGTCGGTCTTTCGCCATAAGACCTGCTCGGATGgtactctcgagcgctacaaggctcgctgggtggtcTGTGGTTTCCGCCGGCGCGCTGGAGTGGACTTCACTGAGACGTTTGCCCTGGTTGtaaaaccgggcacgatccgcaccgtcCTCCAGCTCGCCGTGTCCCGCAGCTGGCCGGttcaccagatggacgtctccaacgcctttctccacggccatcttgaggaGCAAGTGTATTGTGAGCAACCCACCGGTTTCATCGACGCCTCACTTCCCGGCCATGTGTGTCTGCTGTCCCGCTCTCTTTACGGACTCAAGCAGGCACCccgcgcctggtaccagcggatcgccgggTTTCTTCAGACACTGGGCTTCAGCGTTACTCGCTCGGACGCCTCACTGTTTGTCTATCGCCACGGTGACACGACTGCATATTTGCTTCTTTACGTtgatgacatcatcctgacggcctccTCCGCAGCTATTCTTCACCAGATTACTCTCCGGCTGCGTGAAGAGTTTGCTATTAAGGACCTGGGTGCTCTACATTATTTCCTTGTCATTGAGGTCGTTCGGCGCCCGGAcggtttctttcttcatcagcagaa TGTATCCCTCCCAACTCACCATCACAACTGCACGTCACTACCAAACAGAGAATATCTCAACCTAGCTAGAAACTTCGTCACTTCAAGTAGGGAAACAGAGAATATCTCAACCTTGCTAGCCCTGTGCGCCTTCATCGCCGTCGCCGATGCTCAGGCGAAGGCGCCAGTGGACCCCGCGCTGCCAAAGAACTCCCACATGATCCACCCGGGCCGGTTCGGTAAGAGGGACCATGTGATCTCCTGCGATGACACCAAGGACGGGAAGAACCCCTGCGTCGCCACCTGCGACAAGCGCTGCCCCAACGAGTGCATCGTTATGTGCCCAGGTTGCAAGACCTACTGCT TGTGCGACTTCTACCCCGGCATGTCGTGCGGGGACCCACGCTTCACTGGTGCCGACGGCAACAACTTCTACTTCCACGGCAAGAAGGATCAGGACTTCTGTGTCCTCTCCGATGCCGACCTCCACATCAACGCTCATTTCATCGGCAAGCGCAACCCCACCATGAGCCGTGACTTCACCTGGATCCAGGCTCTAGGCATCCGCTTCGCCGACCATCAGCTGTATATGGGTGCCCAGAAGACCATTGAGTGGAACAACGACATTGACCGCCTAGAGATGGCCTTCGACGGAGCATCTATTGAAATCCCTGCCAACCTTGGTGCCAAATGGGAGTCTGACATCATTCCAGGGTTGACCGTCACTAGGACTGCTGTCACCAACGGTGTGAGGGTGCAGCTCCAGGGAGTGTTCGATATCATGGCTAAAGTTCTGCCCATCACTGAGGAGGACTCCCGCATCCATAATTATGGTGTGACCAAGGATGACAGCCTTGCACATTTGGACATCGGGTTCAAGTTCAACAACCTTACTGACGATGTCCACGGCGTGCTAGGGCAGACCTATCGCTCCGATTACGTCAACAAGCTTAGCATGACTGCTAACATGCCGGTCATGGGTGGTGCTACTAGGTATGTCTCCTCTGGCATCTTTGCCACTGACTGCGAAGTGGCAAGGTTTGGCCACCATGTTGGCATCTCCATGGTTACTGCTCAGGCTAACTAA
- the LOC123068071 gene encoding uncharacterized protein — MPHKINPKDLELCLKKNLFHRLPPNLVASKPKSSAAAAASRALSGRWCSLPVRLRALRAVRLSPPLPSFSSISDANRTPSCHGHVLDCYSSASALSGQPPRVSFQQGCRHPAWPVPPSPPSYPPLPSEYKREPGGGERGIWIWLARGLGYRGEKRSSAPPFGLPQPDLLPFIHPDSPSSSRSSLPTGTRLYGREASSALKRASPCSCASFSNKHSSTTMAGLWAVGH, encoded by the exons ATGCCGCACAAAATAAATCCAAAAGATTTAGA actttgtctcaaaaaaaacctGTTCCACAGACTGCCCCCAAATCTCGTAGCCTCCAAACCTaaatcctccgccgccgccgccgccagtcgaGCCCTCTCTGGTCGCTGGTGCTCTCTCCCCGTCCGGCTACGTGCTCTCCGGGCCGTGAGGCTGTCGCCCCCTCTCCCCTCATTCTCCAGCATCTCCGACGCTAACCGCACACCATCCTGCCATGGCCACGTGCTCGACTGTTATTCCTCGGCAAGTGCTCTCTCCGGCCAGCCGCCGCGTGTAAGCTTCCAGCAAGGTTGCCGCCACCCTGCCTGGCCCGTCCCCCCCTCTCCACCGTCGTATCCACCATTGCCGTCGGAGTACAAAAGAGAGCCTGGCGGCGGCGAGAGAGGGATCTGGATATGGCTAGCGAGGGGCTTGGGATACAGAGGAGAAAAGAGGTCCTCGGCTCCCCCCTTCGGCCTTCCCCAGCCAGATCTGCTCCCCTTCATCCACCCCGActccccgagctcctctcgcaG TTCACTGCCGACTGGTACCAGATTATATGGCCGTGAAGCTAGCTCGGCGTTGAAAAGAGCATCACCCTGTAGCTGTGCATCCTTCTCTAACAAGCACTCAAGCACTACCATGGCCGGGCTGTGG GCCGTCGGGCACTAA
- the LOC123066933 gene encoding cytochrome P450 90B2-like isoform X1 — protein sequence MAAVMASITSELLFLLPFILLAVLSFYTITVAKCHAGRTKKKRPNLPPGAVGWPFIGETFGYLRTHPATSIGQFMNQHIARYGKIYRSSLFGHPTVVSADAGLNRYILQNEGRLFEVSYPPSIGGILGKWSMLVLVGHHHREMRSIALDFLSSVRLRAVLLPEVERHTLLVLRDWLLSTSPAVFSAQHEAKKFTYNLMAKNLMSMDPGEEETEGLRLEYITFMKGLVSAPLKFPGTAYWKALKSWATILGVIERKMEERLEQMNKEDSSTEEDDLLGWAMKQSNLSKEQILDLLLSLLFAGHETSSVALSLAIFFLEGCPKAIKQLREEHLEIARRQKLRGECKLSWEDYKEMVFTQCVINETLRLGNVVRFLHRKVIRDVHYNGYDIPSGWKILPVLAAVHLDSSLYEDPNSFNPWRWKVSSNASGVAHKSNFMPYGGGTRLCAGSELAKLEIAIFLHHLVLNFRWELAEPDQAFVYPFVDFPKGLPIRVHRITHEEGEE from the exons ATGGCGGCCGTGATGGCCTCCATAACCAGCGAGCTCCTTTTCCTCCTGCCCTTCATCCTCCTGGCCGTGCTCAGCTTCTACACCATTACGGTGGCTAAATGCCATGCCGGCCGGACGAAGAAGAAGCGCCCGAAtctgccgcccggcgccgtcggTTGGCCCTTCATCGGCGAGACCTTCGGGTACCTCCGCACGCACCCGGCCACCTCCATCGGCCAGTTCATGAACCAGCACATCGCACG GTACGGGAAGATATACCGGTCGAGCCTGTTCGGGCACCCGACGGTGGTGTCGGCGGACGCAGGGCTGAACCGGTACATCCTGCAGAACGAGGGGCGGTTGTTCGAGGTCAGCTATCCGCCGAGCATCGGCGGCATCCTGGGCAAATGGTCGATGCTGGTGCTCGTCGGCCACCACCACCGCGAGATGCGCTCCATCGCCCTCGACTTCCTCAGCTCTGTCCGCCTCCGCGCCGTGCTCCTCCCGGAGGTGGAGCGCCATACCCTCCTCGTACTCCGCGACTGGCTGCTTTCCACCTCCCCCGCCGTCTTCTCCGCCCAGCACGAAGCCAAGAAG TTCACTTATAACCTGATGGCGAAGAATCTCATGAGCATGGACCCCGGCGAGGAGGAAACTGAGGGGCTGAGGCTGGAGTACATCACGTTCATGAAGGGATTGGTGTCTGCGCCCCTAAAATTCCCCGGGACGGCGTACTGGAAGGCCCTCAAG TCGTGGGCCACCATACTTGGAGTAATCGAGAGGAAAATGGAGGAGAGGCTTGAGCAGATGAACAAGGAGGACTCGAGTACAGAAGAAGATGATCTTCTCGGGTGGGCGATGAAGCAGTCTAATCTTTCAAAAGAGCAAATATTGGACCTCTTGCTGAGCTTACTCTTTGCCGGGCATGAGACATCGtcagtagcactctccctcgctaTATTCTTCCTCGAAGGTTGCCCTAAAGCCATCAAACAACTGCGG GAGGAGCATCTTGAGATTGCTAGGAGACAGAAGCTGAGAGGGGAGTGCAAATTGAGCTGGGAAGACTACAAAGAGATGGTTTTCACACAATGC GTTATAAATGAGACCTTGCGGCTAGGCAACGTCGTCAGGTTCCTGCACCGGAAGGTCATTCGAGATGTGCACTACAATG GGTATGACATTCCGAGCGGATGGAAAATTCTGCCGGTGTTAGCGGCAGTGCATCTCGACTCATCACTGTACGAAGATCCCAACAGCTTCAACCCTTGGAGGTGGAAGGTCAGT AGCAACGCATCCGGCGTGGCGCACAAGAGCAACTTCATGCCCTACGGCGGTGGCACAAGGCTCTGCGCTGGGTCGGAGCTCGCCAAGCTCGAGATTGCCATCTTCTTGCACCACCTGGTGCTAAACTTCCGGTGGGAGCTCGCCGAGCCGGACCAGGCGTTCGTGTACCCGTTCGTGGACTTCCCCAAGGGCCTGCCCATTAGGGTCCATAGGATTACACATGAGGAAGGAGAAGAGTAA
- the LOC123066933 gene encoding cytochrome P450 90B2-like isoform X2 — MAAVMASITSELLFLLPFILLAVLSFYTITVAKCHAGRTKKKRPNLPPGAVGWPFIGETFGYLRTHPATSIGQFMNQHIARYGKIYRSSLFGHPTVVSADAGLNRYILQNEGRLFEVSYPPSIGGILGKWSMLVLVGHHHREMRSIALDFLSSVRLRAVLLPEVERHTLLVLRDWLLSTSPAVFSAQHEAKKFTYNLMAKNLMSMDPGEEETEGLRLEYITFMKGLVSAPLKFPGTAYWKALKSWATILGVIERKMEERLEQMNKEDSSTEEDDLLGWAMKQSNLSKEQILDLLLSLLFAGHETSSVALSLAIFFLEGCPKAIKQLREEHLEIARRQKLRGECKLSWEDYKEMVFTQCVINETLRLGNVVRFLHRKVIRDVHYNGYDIPSGWKILPVLAAVHLDSSLYEDPNSFNPWRWKSNASGVAHKSNFMPYGGGTRLCAGSELAKLEIAIFLHHLVLNFRWELAEPDQAFVYPFVDFPKGLPIRVHRITHEEGEE, encoded by the exons ATGGCGGCCGTGATGGCCTCCATAACCAGCGAGCTCCTTTTCCTCCTGCCCTTCATCCTCCTGGCCGTGCTCAGCTTCTACACCATTACGGTGGCTAAATGCCATGCCGGCCGGACGAAGAAGAAGCGCCCGAAtctgccgcccggcgccgtcggTTGGCCCTTCATCGGCGAGACCTTCGGGTACCTCCGCACGCACCCGGCCACCTCCATCGGCCAGTTCATGAACCAGCACATCGCACG GTACGGGAAGATATACCGGTCGAGCCTGTTCGGGCACCCGACGGTGGTGTCGGCGGACGCAGGGCTGAACCGGTACATCCTGCAGAACGAGGGGCGGTTGTTCGAGGTCAGCTATCCGCCGAGCATCGGCGGCATCCTGGGCAAATGGTCGATGCTGGTGCTCGTCGGCCACCACCACCGCGAGATGCGCTCCATCGCCCTCGACTTCCTCAGCTCTGTCCGCCTCCGCGCCGTGCTCCTCCCGGAGGTGGAGCGCCATACCCTCCTCGTACTCCGCGACTGGCTGCTTTCCACCTCCCCCGCCGTCTTCTCCGCCCAGCACGAAGCCAAGAAG TTCACTTATAACCTGATGGCGAAGAATCTCATGAGCATGGACCCCGGCGAGGAGGAAACTGAGGGGCTGAGGCTGGAGTACATCACGTTCATGAAGGGATTGGTGTCTGCGCCCCTAAAATTCCCCGGGACGGCGTACTGGAAGGCCCTCAAG TCGTGGGCCACCATACTTGGAGTAATCGAGAGGAAAATGGAGGAGAGGCTTGAGCAGATGAACAAGGAGGACTCGAGTACAGAAGAAGATGATCTTCTCGGGTGGGCGATGAAGCAGTCTAATCTTTCAAAAGAGCAAATATTGGACCTCTTGCTGAGCTTACTCTTTGCCGGGCATGAGACATCGtcagtagcactctccctcgctaTATTCTTCCTCGAAGGTTGCCCTAAAGCCATCAAACAACTGCGG GAGGAGCATCTTGAGATTGCTAGGAGACAGAAGCTGAGAGGGGAGTGCAAATTGAGCTGGGAAGACTACAAAGAGATGGTTTTCACACAATGC GTTATAAATGAGACCTTGCGGCTAGGCAACGTCGTCAGGTTCCTGCACCGGAAGGTCATTCGAGATGTGCACTACAATG GGTATGACATTCCGAGCGGATGGAAAATTCTGCCGGTGTTAGCGGCAGTGCATCTCGACTCATCACTGTACGAAGATCCCAACAGCTTCAACCCTTGGAGGTGGAAG AGCAACGCATCCGGCGTGGCGCACAAGAGCAACTTCATGCCCTACGGCGGTGGCACAAGGCTCTGCGCTGGGTCGGAGCTCGCCAAGCTCGAGATTGCCATCTTCTTGCACCACCTGGTGCTAAACTTCCGGTGGGAGCTCGCCGAGCCGGACCAGGCGTTCGTGTACCCGTTCGTGGACTTCCCCAAGGGCCTGCCCATTAGGGTCCATAGGATTACACATGAGGAAGGAGAAGAGTAA